The sequence TTGGATTGTTGTTTCCGATGCTTATAGCCCGCACTTGGGGTTGGAAATATGGTTTATTATCAGCCTTGGCCGGCGGTTGTCAATCAATATGGTGGCTATGGGGTCCCAGTAATGGCTACGCCGTATTTTTGGTTGTCCCCCCCTTTACATTGTGGGTTGTTTGGCATGGTTTATGTGCTGAATTACGTAATAAGCGAAAAAACCATAAATGGTGGTTAAGCGCTTATGCTGTCGAGATTCCATTCAGGATATTAAGCACTATAAGTTTATTAACGCTGGCCAGATGGGCTATTACATTTAATCCGCCATCCTGGAGTTGGGCTTCGAGTGCGTCTAATACAATCCCGCTGCAGTTTTCCGTCTTTGTGGCTGTAAAGCAGTTTGTAATAGGATATATAATTTTACTGCTTGCTGATGTTTTATTAAATTTTAGATTTATAAGAAGATTCTTTATATTGGAGAAAAAAGGCAACCATGCGAATACAGGTTATGTTATAAGCGCTTCGCTATTATTTGGCGTTCTCTTTTGGATTATTGACAGCTTTCTCGGCTGTCTGATATTTCATCCTGAGAATACTTTTTTTGATTTGCTTGCCTTGAATATTCCCCTGTATATATTCTATATAAGAATTGCTTTTATTCTCGCTTGTTTAACAGGCGGAGTATTGGTATCAAAATTCTTACGCAAAAAACATGAAAGCAAAGAGGCTTTGAGGAAACAAGAGGCACAGCTTCGAGCTGTTCTCGACAATACCATTATACATGTCTGGTCTTTTGATGGAGTGCAGTATCTCTACCAAAGTAAAGAATGGTACCGCTATACCGGACAGGACCCGGATTTACCGCGGACTATTAAAAGATGGACTGAGGTTATTCACCCTGATGATGTGGATGAAACTGTTAAATCATGGCTTAAAGCCTGGAATAGTAAGGGCATATATGATGACCATTTCCGAATAAAAAATACCAATAGCGAATACAGACTGTTTCACAGTCATGCGGTTCCTATATATGATGAGAACGGCAATTTCCAACATTATCAGGGATACAATATCGATGTTACCGAGCAAAAGCGGGTGGAGGAAGACCTACGCGAGAGCGAGAGCAAGCACAAGCGTCTGCATTCCATGCTCAGATTAATGAGTGACAATCTACCGGATCTTATATGGACTAAAGATATAGAAGGCAAATTTCTTTTTGTGAATAAAGCCTGTTCAGAAATACTGCTCGATGCAAAAAATACCGATGAACCTATAGGTAAAACAGATACATACTTTGCCGAGAGGATGATGAAATCTCATCCGGAAATCCCTGACTACCTTTCTTTTGGGAAGAAATGTGTTGAATCAGACCTGACAGTTTTAACAACCAAGAAACCGATGAGGTTTGATGAATCCGGTAATGTAAAAAGTAAGTTTCTATACCTTGATGTCTATAAAGCGCTCTTTAATGATGAGAATGGAAAAATTATAGGAACAGTGGGCTGTGCAAGAATTGTTACAAAAGAAAGACAGATGGAAAAAGAACTTCGTAAAAATGAGGAGAAGATGCGTTCTCTCTTTGAAAATTCACCTTACGCTATTTTAGTTACTGATATAAATGCAAAGATATGTGATTGCAACCAAACAGCATTAGATATTAATGGTATTTCTTCTAAAGATAAACTAACCGGAAAGAACATTATAGATTTAATATCCAACAAAGACAAACAAAGAATAATGGAGAGTATAAAAAAGCTCACTAAACAAAATTATTTAAGATATGAAGAATACATGATTTTAGCTATAGATGGCAGGGAATTTCATGGAGAGATTTCAGCTAATGTTACCCGTGATTCTAACGGCAAACCTTTATATTTCATTATAATATACAGAGATATAACGAAGCGCAAGAAAGCCGAAGAGGAACGCCGGTTGATGATGGAGCAAATGCAGCATGTACAAAAACTGGAAAGCCTTGGTGTTTTGGCAGGAGGCATCGCTCACGATTTCAACAACATACTGATGGGAGTGCTCGGCAATGCAGACCTTGTTTTAAATAAACTTCAGCTTGATTCGCCTATTCATAAAAATATAATAAACATCAAAACAGCGGCAAAGCGCGCGGCTGGTCTATGTGATCAAATGCTAACCTATTCGGGCAAATGTCAAACAACTATCCAATCGCTTAATCTCAATCAGGTCATAGAAGAAATGGCGCAGCTGCTTAAAATCTCAATTTCAAAGAAAAGTATTCTTAAATGCAGTTTTGCTGATAATCTTCCACCTGTTAAAGGTGATGCTACTCAAATCAGCCAGGTAGCCATGAATCTGATTACAAATGCATCGGAAGCCTTGGGTGATAAGGGCGGCGTTATCACAATAAGTACCGGCTGTAAGGAATATAATAGCGCTTATCTAAATAAAACGTTCTTAGGTAAAGAATTGCTTGAAGGTGCTTATGTTTTTCTTGAAGTATCTGATAACGGATGTGGAATAGACAAAGAGAAAATATCCAAAATATTCGATCCATTCTTTTCAACTAAATTCACCGGTCGAGGATTAGGATTAGCTGCTGTACTTGGAATTGTAAAAGGACATGGCGGAACGCTTGATATTAAAAGCGAGATTGGAAAAGGTACAACTTTTAGAGTGCTTTTCCCATGTTCAAATAGCCCTGTTAACAAAATAGTTGAGAAAAAACACAATTTTAAGGATTGGCAAATTGGGGGCAGTATCCTTGTAATCGATGATGAAGAGGATATTTGTTCTGTTGCCAAGGATATGTTGGAACTCATTGGTTTTAAGGTGATTACAGCAAATGATGGACAAAATGCTATTAAGATTTTCCGCCAAAATACTGAGGAAATTGTTTTGGTATTGCTTGATATGACAATGCCTTACATGAGCGGCGAGGAAGTATTCAATGAAATTCGCAAAATTAAAAGCAAGGCTCGAATTATTATCTCAAGCGGCTATAATGAATATAATATAAAAAAGCATTTTGCAGATATGGAATTAGATGGCTTCATAAAAAAACCCTACCAATTGGAAGCTTTAAAAGAAATAGTGTATGAAGTTTTAACACAAAAGAATGAATTGCAGGTTGAACACCCTGTTTACAACTAAACCCGGATTTTGTAGTTGATTTTTTTCAATAAGCTTAATTTTATATACATCAGCGCGTAGGGGCGTCCGCATCAGACGGATACGCCCTCAGACTGTTGACAAAACCCGTCCCGACTGGAAAGTCGAGGCTATTAAGTTTTGATTCGTGCGTCAGTTTTATGTGGCTGGTGTACATCCTGATGCGCCAGTTTGTTTTTAAAATTACTAAGGCGGTCAAGCACCGTTTGACAGCCCGAGTGATGTGTTGTTTTGTTAATAAGATAAAATTCGATCCCCAGAAAACTCCTTTATTATCTTGACAATGGAACTGAAATATTCTTATCGTTGCTAACAAAAAACCGAAAGGAAAAAGGAGAAACTATGAAAAAAGCTCTTATTGCCCTGTTTCTATTTATCATTACATCATCATTGTTGACAGCCGGCGAAACACGGCAGATGACTCTTGGCAATGGCATGAAAGTCATTCTAAAAGAGAATCATTCGACATCGATGGTATCATCGATTGTTTGTGTGAGAGCGGGAAGCAAATTTGAGGATAAGACAAATAACGGGTTTACTCATTTCCTCGAACATTTATTGTTCAACGGCACTAAAAATCTCAGCCGGATTGAACTAAACGAAGGCTTCAAAAACCATGGCGGCTATATCAATGCATTTACAAGAAAAGACCTTACCGGCTACCTGTTTGTGATTCCCTCTATCTATGCCGAATATGCTCTTGAAACGCAAGCCGAACAGATATTCAACTCGACTTTGCCGGAGGAAGAATTTCCCAAGGAACGCAAGATAGTCTCGGAAGAAATCAACATGAATTATGACGATCCCGAAAACCAGAAAGAGATGTTTTTCGATTCGCTCATCTATCATGGTTCGCCGTATGCTCAAACTGTGCTGGGTCCTAAAAATATTATCTCGACAATACCAAGGGAAAAGGTGCTGGCATATTACAAGGAACACTATTTGCCGAACAACATGATTGCTTTGTTCATCGGCGATTTCGAAATCGATCAATTCGCTAAGTTAGTAGAAAAATATTACGGCGCTTATCCAGCCGGCGAACTTCCCAATATCAGGAAATTCGAAGTTAATCCGCCATATGACAAAAAAATCCATTATCGAAAACTGCCGGTGGAAACAGCCTCTCTACATATGGTATTTCCGGCGCCGATGTATACCGATGCCGATTATTACAGTATCGATATGCTGGCTCAGATACTTGATTCGGGCGAGGGTTCGCCATTATATAAAGTCTTAACCGACGAGGATGAGTCTTTAATCAATGATATGAATTTCTATCTTGAATCAAATAGCGATTACTCCCTGCTTCATTTTTCAATCACTACTAACTTTCCTGATAAAATTGAGCATATCGCTAAAATGACCAACGAATTTTTAAC comes from Candidatus Zixiibacteriota bacterium and encodes:
- a CDS encoding insulinase family protein; this translates as MKKALIALFLFIITSSLLTAGETRQMTLGNGMKVILKENHSTSMVSSIVCVRAGSKFEDKTNNGFTHFLEHLLFNGTKNLSRIELNEGFKNHGGYINAFTRKDLTGYLFVIPSIYAEYALETQAEQIFNSTLPEEEFPKERKIVSEEINMNYDDPENQKEMFFDSLIYHGSPYAQTVLGPKNIISTIPREKVLAYYKEHYLPNNMIALFIGDFEIDQFAKLVEKYYGAYPAGELPNIRKFEVNPPYDKKIHYRKLPVETASLHMVFPAPMYTDADYYSIDMLAQILDSGEGSPLYKVLTDEDESLINDMNFYLESNSDYSLLHFSITTNFPDKIEHIAKMTNEFLTSLGNHPFDEKKLNRIVVKNKTDAIYLEEKLHYYGVMQAPMLVNFGYDYIETYVEKLSRQKPSDLQKAAEKYFGANKYLAMAVVPLSGEGK
- a CDS encoding PAS domain S-box protein, producing MEASTKTSLSGLIARNLTTYKITVSIIFGLLGFVINLYSISFSFPPYTATVLIGLLFPMLIARTWGWKYGLLSALAGGCQSIWWLWGPSNGYAVFLVVPPFTLWVVWHGLCAELRNKRKNHKWWLSAYAVEIPFRILSTISLLTLARWAITFNPPSWSWASSASNTIPLQFSVFVAVKQFVIGYIILLLADVLLNFRFIRRFFILEKKGNHANTGYVISASLLFGVLFWIIDSFLGCLIFHPENTFFDLLALNIPLYIFYIRIAFILACLTGGVLVSKFLRKKHESKEALRKQEAQLRAVLDNTIIHVWSFDGVQYLYQSKEWYRYTGQDPDLPRTIKRWTEVIHPDDVDETVKSWLKAWNSKGIYDDHFRIKNTNSEYRLFHSHAVPIYDENGNFQHYQGYNIDVTEQKRVEEDLRESESKHKRLHSMLRLMSDNLPDLIWTKDIEGKFLFVNKACSEILLDAKNTDEPIGKTDTYFAERMMKSHPEIPDYLSFGKKCVESDLTVLTTKKPMRFDESGNVKSKFLYLDVYKALFNDENGKIIGTVGCARIVTKERQMEKELRKNEEKMRSLFENSPYAILVTDINAKICDCNQTALDINGISSKDKLTGKNIIDLISNKDKQRIMESIKKLTKQNYLRYEEYMILAIDGREFHGEISANVTRDSNGKPLYFIIIYRDITKRKKAEEERRLMMEQMQHVQKLESLGVLAGGIAHDFNNILMGVLGNADLVLNKLQLDSPIHKNIINIKTAAKRAAGLCDQMLTYSGKCQTTIQSLNLNQVIEEMAQLLKISISKKSILKCSFADNLPPVKGDATQISQVAMNLITNASEALGDKGGVITISTGCKEYNSAYLNKTFLGKELLEGAYVFLEVSDNGCGIDKEKISKIFDPFFSTKFTGRGLGLAAVLGIVKGHGGTLDIKSEIGKGTTFRVLFPCSNSPVNKIVEKKHNFKDWQIGGSILVIDDEEDICSVAKDMLELIGFKVITANDGQNAIKIFRQNTEEIVLVLLDMTMPYMSGEEVFNEIRKIKSKARIIISSGYNEYNIKKHFADMELDGFIKKPYQLEALKEIVYEVLTQKNELQVEHPVYN